The Spiroplasma apis B31 genomic sequence ACTCTCAAGTTTTTCTTTAAAAGTTATTTCATATCTATTTATTGCTCTATTAACACGATGACATACTGCATTAATATCAACAACTTCATCTCGGTCATTTAATCAATTACCTTTAACTTTATCTTTAAAAATTACTTTAAGTTCTCTGCTATCACGGTATTTACCAACAATAAAACGGATTTCTTTTTTAGTAATTTCTAAAGCTGCATAAACTTCTTCAATCATAATTAACTCACTTTCTTTATAGACCACAACTTAGCACTTCGCGACCTTCTATTATTTTCTAATTCCACATCACTTGGAACAATTGGTTTTTTAATAACTAACTCAAAATCTTTATTCTTCAGATCAACTTGTATTGGTAATTTAGCAATAAACTTATCACTTGAATGCACGGTATTTGCTTTAAAAATATCTTTAATAATTTTTTCCTCTAAGGAATGAAAGGTAATAACTACTAATCTTCCATTTTTATTTAGTAATTCTAGTGAGTGGCTTAAAGATTTTTTTAAAACTTCAAGTTCATTGTTAACAAATATTCTTAATGCTTGAAAAACCTTCTTTGCTGGATGTTTTTTCTTTTTCAAAACTTTTTGAGGTAAAGATTTTTTAATGACATCAACAAGTTCGAATGTTGTCTCTAGTGGTTTTTTCTCACGGTATTTAATTATGTTTCTTGCTATTTGAAATGAAAAACTTTCTTCACCGTATTTAAAAAAAACATCTGCAAGTTCTCTTTCAGAATAATTATTTATGACAAATTTAGCAGTAAGTTGATTATTTATTTTATCCATTCTCATATCTAATTCAGCATCAAATCGATAACTAAATCCTCTATCACCAACATCAAACTGTGGTGATGAGACACCTAAATCAAATAAAATACCGTCAACTTTTTCGACACCTTCTAATGCAAGTAAAACTTTTATATTTTCAAAATTTCCTTGCATAATGGTGAAATTATTTGCAATTTCTTTTAGTACACTTTCACTTTCCTTGATAGCTTCAATATCTTGATCAATCGCAAATAAATGACCTTTTTTTATTTTTTTTAATATTTCAGCACTATGTCCTGCACGCCCTAATGTGCAATCGACATAAATACCATCTTCTTTGATATTTAATAATTCTAATGATTCTTTTAATAATACAGATGTATGTTTTTGCATCTTTATTTTGCTCCGCCCAATTGTTCTGCTGCTTCATATATCTCTAGTTCATCAGTTTCCTCAATCATTTTTTCATATACAAACTTATCTCAAATTTCAACTCTATCTCCTAGCCCTAAGATATAAACTTGTTTTGAGATATTAACTTTATCCAATAAATTTGTTGGGATTTTTATTCTTCCTGCATTGTCGATGCTAATTTCATCTGAATTAGATAAAATTAAACGTTCTATTTTACGAGTTGAAGAATTAAAACTACTTTTTTGCCCTAAATCAGAAAGTAGCTTTTTAAAATTCTCTGGGGTTCTCACTTCTAGACAATTCTCTATGCCTTTTGACACAAATATTAAGTCACCTAACTTATTTCTAAGTTTTGATGGTATTGTTAACCTCAACTTATCATCAAGATTATGCTCAAAAGTACCTAGAAGCATACATTTTCCCCCACTTTCTCCCACACACTAATTATTATATACCACTTCTTTACATAATCAAGTTTTTTTTCTTTTAGTTTTAAAAATAACTCACTTTTAAGGTGAGTTATTTATTTATGAAATAGTCATTATTTCTTGGTTGTAGTTGAATAGAGAAGGTTCTCTAAATGTAGAAATATAATTCTCTACTTCTAGTTTATATTTCTCTTTTGCATTTTGTATTACTGTTTTGAGTTTTTCTGCTTTAGTTTTTTTGATGTTTTGATCTAAAACATTAGTAAGAGATCTTAGTTTTGCTTGTTGTTCAGTTACAAGTTGTTTCATCAATTTTTTTTGTTGCATTTTATAGTTTTTGATATCAGTATTGTTTGCTTTTAAAGCTATTCTTTCGCTAATTATATGTTTTTTATAAATGCTTTTTTCTTTATTTTTAAATGCTTTATGTTTATGTAGAAGTTCTTTAAAATGAATATTTATTTTCTCTAATGAGTAATTATATTTTTCATTTTTTGCAAGATAAGCAATTTTCTTATTTTTTTTAAGTTTTGATATACTATTTTTTTCTTTATTTATATCCATAATTTTGCTTTTAAACAAGTTTTTCTCATTTATAAATTCCTTATTCATTTTCTCCATTAGTTCTATATGTGCTTTTTTAACAGAACCTATTTGCCCTTTATCGGATTGGATTTCTACTAAAAATCTGAACATAAATACGTGCATGGTTGTAGCGATAACAATCGCTAATAAATACCATAATACACCTATGTAGCTCATCTCCCACGTAGTGACACCACCAAATAAAGCAATAATAGGACCACCTCACGCACCGACTCAACCAGATACATGGAACATTCCAGCTAGCATACCAGCGACCCCAGAACAAATGATGTTTGGTAAGAAGGCAGCTCAAGTATATTTAGCAGCAAAAGGAATGGCACCTTCAGAAATACCCATAAACCCAAGTATTGTTGCATTTACACCTAATGCTTGGTCTTGTTTAAATTTTTTTCTAAATATTTGTGAACATATTCCTGCACCAAGTGGAGCAATTGCGAAGGCAGCTGCAGCACAACCCATTGCCTTACCACCATCTGTTGGAATCAATGCGGTTGCACCAAATGAAGCAATTTTATTGATTGGTCCACCCATATCAATACCGGCAATCAATCCTAAAACAAGTCCAAGCGCAGCCATACCCATTTTAGAGTTTTCCATTTTTTGTAAACCGTAATTGAAATATCCCATTAATAACCCGAATATATTACCAAATAAGAATAAAGTAAATATTCCGTAAATTAAGGTTACGAATACTGGAATTATGATGATTGGCATAATTGGTTTTAAATAGTTACTTACCTTTCATTTAGTGTTGATTCACTTAACAGTGTGACCAACTAAAAAACCAAATAAAAGAGCAGCGAATATACCACCACCATTACTTGGGAACAAAGTGTCCATAGAAACTTCGTCTCCTGTCATTGGTGAAGTTATGTTACTGTGGAAAATACCTCAATGTCATCACATCGAAGGGTTGGTTCCTGCACTAGTCAAAATGAAGGCCGGAGTAATAGCACTTCTTCCCCCAATTGAGTTAGCAATATAAGCTCCCATCACCGGAATCATCACACCAAAACCTATGTTAGCGAACTGATTTAAGTAATAAAGTATTGATATAAAAGCACTATTTATCGTGATAGTCGCAGTATAACTACCATCATCACCTCTAATTGCTTCTCAGGTTGCTCCCCCTTTTACATCTAGGTTATGTAGTGAGACACCGCTTTGGACGTAAGTATTTGAATTTCCATTAAGTTTTCCACTATAGTCTAGCCAGGTTCCATAAGTTAGTTTACCGATTCCTGTTACTATAGCAAAAACAATCCCAGCAAAAACAATAAAGGGTATCATAAATGATATACCACTCATTATATGTCTTATTCAAGCTTTCCCATCTTTAAGATCAAAACCTGTTCCTTCATTATTACTATCAACCTTCATTTCTTTGCTTTTTATCAGAGATTGTCGCAAATGGAAAACAGGATCCTCTATTAAGGGTTTTGTACCAACTTTATATATTTTTTTACCAACAAATCTGTCAGTATTGATTGCTATATCATTTGCCAAAATTACTACATCGGCCTTTTTGATAGACTCTGACGATAATATAAATTCTGGACCTTTTTGTCCTTGAGTTTCCACTTCAGCAAATCAATCCATTTTGGCTGAAGCATCTAATATTGCTTCTCTAGCCATATAAGTGTGAACCACACCCGTAGCACATGCTGTTACACCCACTACTCTGATAGATTTCTCATTTTGAGTTTCTTTTGTCGGACTTTTAGTTTCTTCACTAATAAGAAACGATGTTATTTCCGTTTTATTTTGACAATTTTTCAAAAAATCTTTATTTTTCTCGCTCATTAATTTTGTTGCTATACCACTTAATATATCTAAGTAAGTACCGGTGCCTTCTGGCACCAACAAAACTATTGCAACTTCAACTTCGTTTTCGTCATCTCAAACAATGGGCTTGGTAAACCTATATACGAACACAGCAGGTTTAGCAATTTTGGGGTTTCTCGCGTGTGGTATAGCAAAGCCACCGCCAAGTGCTGTTGATGATAAAGTCTCTCGTTCTTTAAAACTTTCTATCAATTCTGGTATACTTTTTACGATTTCTCATTTATAAGCATTATTAGATATGTGTGAAAATAGTTCTTCTTTACTTTTGATATCGATATTTAAAAAAATGTATTCCGTATTGATAATTTTTTCATTCATAAAGTAACTCCTTTCATGGGTTCCACCACATTTAAGATTATATTACTTTACAAGAATAAATTCTAAATAAGTCTAATTTAATGGAATATTTTTTAATGTTTTATTGTACTTTCAATAATCTTGACTGTCTTATGATATGCTTTTCGTTCTGTTTCTTTAAGTTCTTGATAAGACTCATGGCTAACCAATCCAGAAACTTCATTCATGAAGTTTGAATAATGATAATATATGGAATTTGTTAGATCTAAAGCTTTAATTGGATTAACAGATTTAATCAAGTCACTTAAAGTTTTATCTTCGTAATCTAGAAATTCGCTGACTAAGTCATTTTCTGCAATTGCAATACATATGGAAATATTCATCAATTCAGCTGATATTTCTTTGAATAAATTCGTCATTTTTTTGTCTCCTTTCAATATAACTATCGACGATTTTTTGGAGTATTTTATGTATTTTCGTATGTAATTGATAACTTCTAATTTAAATGAGGCCTTAATTCTTGAGATAAAAAAAACACTAGTTAAGCTAGTGTTCATAAATTATAGTTAAAAAACGTTTCAGTTTTTATGTTTAATTTTCTCATTTTAATCTTAAAGAAGTGATTGTTGCATAGCCTACAGCTAGAACTATTGAGATTCCTAAAAATATACAAAACTTAGTGTCTAAATCAAATGTACCATTTCAAGCTGCATTAAAAGGATCGATACAATATTTGAATACATTTAGATAAGTAGCATATTTAAGAATATCGCTATTCATTATCAAATCAATTGGCATTATTGAACCAGATAAAAAGGCGATTGGCACATAAA encodes the following:
- the rsmH gene encoding 16S rRNA (cytosine(1402)-N(4))-methyltransferase RsmH; its protein translation is MQKHTSVLLKESLELLNIKEDGIYVDCTLGRAGHSAEILKKIKKGHLFAIDQDIEAIKESESVLKEIANNFTIMQGNFENIKVLLALEGVEKVDGILFDLGVSSPQFDVGDRGFSYRFDAELDMRMDKINNQLTAKFVINNYSERELADVFFKYGEESFSFQIARNIIKYREKKPLETTFELVDVIKKSLPQKVLKKKKHPAKKVFQALRIFVNNELEVLKKSLSHSLELLNKNGRLVVITFHSLEEKIIKDIFKANTVHSSDKFIAKLPIQVDLKNKDFELVIKKPIVPSDVELENNRRSRSAKLWSIKKVS
- the mraZ gene encoding division/cell wall cluster transcriptional repressor MraZ, coding for MLLGTFEHNLDDKLRLTIPSKLRNKLGDLIFVSKGIENCLEVRTPENFKKLLSDLGQKSSFNSSTRKIERLILSNSDEISIDNAGRIKIPTNLLDKVNISKQVYILGLGDRVEIWDKFVYEKMIEETDELEIYEAAEQLGGAK
- a CDS encoding fructose PTS transporter subunit IIB codes for the protein MNEKIINTEYIFLNIDIKSKEELFSHISNNAYKWEIVKSIPELIESFKERETLSSTALGGGFAIPHARNPKIAKPAVFVYRFTKPIVWDDENEVEVAIVLLVPEGTGTYLDILSGIATKLMSEKNKDFLKNCQNKTEITSFLISEETKSPTKETQNEKSIRVVGVTACATGVVHTYMAREAILDASAKMDWFAEVETQGQKGPEFILSSESIKKADVVILANDIAINTDRFVGKKIYKVGTKPLIEDPVFHLRQSLIKSKEMKVDSNNEGTGFDLKDGKAWIRHIMSGISFMIPFIVFAGIVFAIVTGIGKLTYGTWLDYSGKLNGNSNTYVQSGVSLHNLDVKGGATWEAIRGDDGSYTATITINSAFISILYYLNQFANIGFGVMIPVMGAYIANSIGGRSAITPAFILTSAGTNPSMWWHWGIFHSNITSPMTGDEVSMDTLFPSNGGGIFAALLFGFLVGHTVKWINTKWKVSNYLKPIMPIIIIPVFVTLIYGIFTLFLFGNIFGLLMGYFNYGLQKMENSKMGMAALGLVLGLIAGIDMGGPINKIASFGATALIPTDGGKAMGCAAAAFAIAPLGAGICSQIFRKKFKQDQALGVNATILGFMGISEGAIPFAAKYTWAAFLPNIICSGVAGMLAGMFHVSGWVGAWGGPIIALFGGVTTWEMSYIGVLWYLLAIVIATTMHVFMFRFLVEIQSDKGQIGSVKKAHIELMEKMNKEFINEKNLFKSKIMDINKEKNSISKLKKNKKIAYLAKNEKYNYSLEKINIHFKELLHKHKAFKNKEKSIYKKHIISERIALKANNTDIKNYKMQQKKLMKQLVTEQQAKLRSLTNVLDQNIKKTKAEKLKTVIQNAKEKYKLEVENYISTFREPSLFNYNQEIMTIS